Proteins encoded together in one Rhea pennata isolate bPtePen1 chromosome 27, bPtePen1.pri, whole genome shotgun sequence window:
- the LOC134151770 gene encoding 3-galactosyl-N-acetylglucosaminide 4-alpha-L-fucosyltransferase FUT3-like, which yields MPGWDATATTVPGQARAPLLLMLWSWPYGQHFQPRKCSALHGIPDCRFTTNHSWYPVADVIIMHHKDICASRKRLPQGPRAPSQHWIWFNLESPSHSANLGTMDNIFNLTMSYRRDSDIFSPYGELQLLRQPQPFSIPPKAKLVAWVVSNWRADSRRVKYYQQLKQHIAVDVYGQHHQPLAQDQLLSTVAQYKFYLAFENSQHEDYITEKVWRNALSAGTVPVVLGPPRHNYERFLPPDAFIHVDDFPSAQDLAQYLQDLNEDAERYQRYFQWRQWLKPVVTAGWATHLCRACQFLQTMESRYQVVPNLSEWFV from the coding sequence ATGCCAGGGTGGGATGCCACCGCCACCACGGTGCCAGGGCAGGCACGGGCCCCGCTGCTGCTGATGCTGTGGAGCTGGCCCTACGGGCAGCACTTCCAGCCACGGAAGTGCTCAGCGCTCCACGGCATCCCCGACTGCCGCTTCACCACCAACCACAGCTGGTACCCAGTGGCAGACGTCATCATCATGCACCACAAGGACATCTGCGCTAGCCGCAAGCGGCTGCCGCAGGGCCCACGGGCACCATCCCAGCACTGGATCTGGTTCAACCTGGAGTCCCCCAGTCACTCAGCCAACTTGGGCACCATGGACAACATCTTCAACCTGACCATGTCCTACCGGAGGGACTCAGACATCTTCAGCCCCTacggggagctgcagctcctccgcCAGCCACAGCCCTTCAGCATCCCACCCAAGGCCAAACTGGTGGCGTGGGTGGTCAGCAACTGGCGGGCAGACTCGCGCCGGGTGAAGTACTACCAGCAGCTGAAGCAGCACATTGCTGTGGACGTCTACGGCCAGCATCACCAGCCCCTGGCCCAGGACCAGCTCCTGTCCACCGTGGCCCAGTATAAGTTCTACCTGGCCTTTGAGAACTCGCAGCATGAAGACTACATTACCGAGAAGGTCTGGAGGAATGCCTTGAGTGCTGGCACTGTTCCCGTTGTCCTCGGGCCACCTCGGCACAACTACGAGCGCTTTCTGCCCCCTGATGCCTTCATCCATGTTGACGACTTCCCCAGTGCCCAGGACCTGGCGCAATACCTCCAGGACCTGAATGAGGATGCTGAGAGATACCAGCGCTACTTCCAGTGGCGGCAATGGCTGAAGCCTGTGGTCACAGCCGGCTGGGCCACCCACCTCTGTAGAGCCTGTCAGTTCCTGCAGACGATGGAGTCCCGGTACCAGGTGGTGCCCAACCTATCTGAGTGGTTTGTGTAG